Sequence from the Sander lucioperca isolate FBNREF2018 chromosome 16, SLUC_FBN_1.2, whole genome shotgun sequence genome:
ctgactcaatttccttttatttatctTCAAATCTCACATTACCAGCATAAACCGTTTTCCTCATATGAggaagaaatgcaaaaaaaaccttgaaaatgACGCCGTAACCTGACGCCGTAACCCCCTCCCACTGAGAGACGACAACAAGAAGCTCGCAACCATCTCCAAGGGGATGTTCAGTGATCCAAGCCAATCAGAGACCACCTGGAGGTTCCATTACAGTGCACCATGGGATACTCACTCCACCCCGGGACGAGAAGCGTTTGTGGGTATGTGGATGTGTGTGATTGAGTAAAAGTGTACGTGGCACTGTGTATGCATGTTACAGTGTGTGACTGAGGCAGGGACACTGGCCAATATGTGGGAGATTGTTGGGTTTTTGACTCTAAAAATACACTCGGTGTGAAGTTTGCAtgagtaaaatataaaaaataaataaaaaacatgactTCAGTGTAACTCAGTGAAACTCATTAGCCAAACAAATCTAAAATGTAGAGTGtgttctagacctactctatctgtaaagtgtcctgagataactcctgttatgattcacactatgaataaaattgaattgaaaatgttcAGTTCTGCAAATAAATGGCTCTGAGTTAAGGCTGGGCAATACATCTATCGATATAAAAGACtagatattgttttaaattttggatatcaaTAATATAAGGGTTGTCTTTTCCCGGTTTTagaggctacattacagtaaagtgatgtgattttctgaacttactaggctgttctagctgttcttttatttgccttttcgccacttagtcattatatccacattactgatgattatttatcaaaaatctcattgtgtaaatattttgtgaaagcaccaaaagTCACACCTACAATATCGCTGCAAACtcgacatcgatgtatttggacaaaaatatcgtgatgtttgattttctccatatcgcccagctctaactCTGagttatatatacacacatagtaTAACACTTCTAAGAACATATGATGGAATTAGCAGAGGTATTTTGATAGAAATAAATTAGTCAGTCACTCATTAAACACTTATGTACAGTGTAAAAAGAAACAGTACAGATTGCTATTGTAAGCACTGATCCTTTATATCCTAGGGACTTCAACGCAATAGTTTTGAAATTTGGGGAATTGTGCTTAGTCACTTTCTTGagagtcagatgagaagatcaatgcCACTCTCACGTCTGTCTGCAAAATATGAAGCTAAGAcaacagctggttagcttagcttagcataaggcGTGGAAAGAAAACAGCCAGCTGGCTCTGTTGGAAGTTTCCATAAAACCACAACGTGACACTTTCAGTTTTTGTACGGATAAAAGAGATGAGACTCTGAGCTTAAGAGGTGGATTTTGTTGTCTTGGGAAAAAGCCAGgcttttccagtctttatgctaagctaaccagctgctgactgtagcttcatatttagcgaaCAGGTATTGATCTAACTCTTGGCGAGAATGTATTTCGGAAAATGTCCAATTATTGCTTCCAAGACATACTTGCATAGGTAAAGTTTGGCCTTTTCAGGTGAACATTTAACATCACCTATTAATTTGTTCAAGCAGAACCTCAGTCAGGCAAATGTAGGCTGGAAATGAGTTGAGATATGAAGATGTGTAACAGCTGTGTCTGTCATACACAGTTGCAGATTTGTTGCAATATTCAGCAAAACAAGCTGAAAAATGTCTTGCAAAGTTGAGATTCAGTCTGTTCAGTCCTAAGAAATAAAACTCATCTCAGTGGGTGGTCCCAGCGGTCTATCGCAGATCAGGCACAGGTTGTAGTGGCAGTGATCGAGGGTGAATGTCCTCATATTATTGTCCTTATCACCGGAATATTTCAGGTGCGTTCCATTATCGCCACACCCCATACATCCTCCCCCCAGTGAATgctaaaaaaggagcacaatcCAGGAGGACAACCCTGTAGGATTCTGGGAATCGTAGGAGATTCTACCACCACTTCTCGAAGAGGATTCTGTCTTTCGGGAGGCCGAAGTCCATGAGGTTTTTTGAAAGTGCTTCGATCATGGGCGGGGGCccacacaggaaacacaaagtCCTCTGCGGGTCCACATGAGCCCGCAAATCCTCGTCTGCAATTCTCCCGTCTGGGGAGACGCAAGGGAAGTCAATCAATTATTCAAGGCTCAGTGCACTTTGATAGAACATGTTCTACATGACGACGGAGATAAATCAACAAAGACGGCTGTGGAAGAATCTGTGACAGTCACTAAATCATCCCTGCTAAACAAAGAAAAGTGTATGCGTGTAGGTGCGTGCTTGTATGGGCATTACTTACGGTTGATAAATGGCTGGAGGTGCGAGTCAACATCTATGCTCTGTTGCGTGACGTGGAGGTCACAGGAGATCTTGTCAGGGAACTCCCGACACGCCTCGATGATGGAGCTCTGGGAACACAGAAGGTAGGTAGTTAAGGTAGAGTTTCTCCTCACATACTGCGACCCACGTGCCCATATATTCCACACATGCACATGGACACTGTTGTGTGCACAGCTAGCAGAGATATACAATTCAAAAATCTGCGAGTTTCCTTAAAATTCCTCACAAATACTCcaacagtcaaacacaatacACACCTTAAAGAGCAGCTCCTGGGTGTTCTTGGCACTGTAGCAGAGATGGGCAGAGATGTTGTAGTCCCGCCCACCAGAGGCGCGGTTGAGACGCAGCAGATCTGTGCTGTGCAACAGGATAGAGTACAAGGGGTTGATCCCTACTCCGCCGGCCACCAGCAGCAGATGCACAGTGGGGTCGGAAGGCGTTGGGTGAAAGAAGAAGTCCCCACCGACGCGCATGGCCACCCGGGAGCCCACTGTGCactgagggaagagagagagcgttAAGGAGATAGCAACACACTGTGTTGAGCTGGGTAATTTAGACTCccaactagagatggtccgataccattttttgcttcccgataccgatcctgatacctgaacttgcgtatcggccgataccgagtactgatccgataccagtgtgtcatatattttattatgttttaacaactgtatactactatccctgaatggatgtgatattatttctgtctttgttgtcggtctggctcaggttaaactctgtgtgaacatgaacaaacacaaacaatgaataccacagaactttcttttattatccagtttgactggtcagtcagttataatggaaaaggaacataaataaactactttaatgtagattttctttagggctttattatcggataggtgcataaactccagtacttcccgataccgataccagcgttttaggcagtatcggaacatctctactccCAACATTTCTCTTTGCTCTCCAGCTGAAATACACCATTTGAAATAAACTCCACAGACGGACCTCAGGAAACAGACACTGTTACAGTAGATCAGCATGCACAAGCTATGGGTGGGAgtgatttcacaaatttcacaGAGAAGGTCTTTTGAAGTCAAAaggagcaacacacacacacacacacacacacacacacacacaatctgctGTTGTGGTCCCTACACTATTCCTGCTTACAGAGAGGAGTCGGAGCGCAATATCAAACAAACAGATCATCAAACGATCCCAGAGCAGAGAGCTGTAAGTCGAAGAATGCTCAAACACATCCCACCGCTTTCTGATACTTATTTACACAAGGCGTAGTAGCTCAAAGCTATTTATTAGGGCGCATCATCAAACACAGAAGCTTCGAACAAACAGTTGCAGAGTGCAGAAATGGAAGGGGAAGGTAATCAGAAAGGAAACTTATATTCacacatactactactactactactattggATTAAATGTCCAAAATACAATGTTATGCACCAAGAACATTTTcatataacatttttttatgtgGTCACAAGCTTTATTTACCCTGTCGGCTTGCTCTACACAGTTAAACACCAACTTCTTTTGAGTTTTTAGCTTTACTACCACAATTCTACTTCAGCTACGCAGGCAATTTTTCAAATTTGCCGACTAACTTGACAGCAAATTAACGATTGAAAAACATCGGGGATCATATGGCTAACACCTAAAAGAAAATGATGACAGATTATGATTTAAGTGGTTTAATGTAATAGATGTGCAATTGGGAGTGTATCACACGTTTTTATTCTAACTTTTTAGTACAGGTTAATGCCCACTGCTTCTGCAgggctgggaaaaaaaaaaaaaaaaaaaaaaaaaaaagatatctgAAAATCTCATCTGACTTGCCATTTTTCTTTTGACGCTTCATAACCAGTGGGTTGATTATGTGGCGGCAGTCTCTATTTTCTCACTCTATAACACCTTAACCATTTCTCAATACTCTGATTGCTCCACTTCTTCTGCATCTCTTTTCTTGCACCCTCCTCGCTTTCTTTCAATTTTTCACCATCTCCCTCATGCATCCACAAGCATTGTAATCTTCCAAATCAGTAGACAGATGATCAAATCTACTTTTTCAGAATATTCCAACTCAGGTAACTTTCAATAATTTCCCCAGGAAAATGACCACTGACAGTAATTTGGGGGATTTCATAATATATATCATACAATACTTCTCTGCCCCACTCACCATGGTGTGGATCCAGTGTGCTGGGGGGTGTTTGGCGTATTTGACGGCCAGTTCAACAATGCCCTCCCTCTGCAGCAAACCCGGGCTGGAGCACATGGAGAAACCTCCCACCTTCTCCACATTGGGGATGAAGAAATCCACCCTGCACACAAGGTCACGATTTGATTCAATTTTCAGTTTAAACGTTGTTGTTTTTCAACAGGGATGTCAATGCCACAATtagaaccactagatggcaggaGCGTATGCTACAACAACAGATTGAgtttctcagtttttttttagaggcgcaattgaatgcaccattagttgAACGAGGTGTACCTGAAGGCACCATGGAGTCCCATGGGAGCCTGCATGCTTTACCTtcgttgtttgtttacataactTATGGGGTAGGCAAATTGTTGCCACAACGTGACTTCAGGGAAGCCGGCAGATTTTCCAGTTCCTGTTGTTTCTCCGTCATCTCCGACTCCGGCAGTGGCCGTGGTGTCTGGAAAAGTCAAGCTGCAGgcaccctgtgtctttagctgcatgctaccagctggtAAGCTACGTTGtgcctgttgttgttttcttcgGACATGTGCGAGTAGGCGTGGGTggagagggaagaaaaaaaaaaaaaaaaaaatcgccgATCCTGCTTCTGATTTTGATAGTCGAAATCGAAAGCTCATTTTGATACATTTtcgaaatcgtgacacccctaattAATAAGTCAACCAATTTATTATATAAGTGGATATTTGAACTTAATTATCCATAGATAGTGAGAGTTATCAGAAATATGTATTCCCAGTGGTTAAAAATCTGCTCATGTTCTACGCCCTATACTATGTTTGACCATGAATGTGTTGCTTTAATatcattgtattgtattatatgTAGTATTTGTATTGCATTACACGTATTACAACTACATACACCTTGTTATAAACATAACTATAATCCTTTCATTTGAACCATAATTCTGAACATTGCGTTTTCCCACAAAAGTCAGTTATTCTGATTGACTTTTCAGATTTCTAAACAACAGTTTATTCAAGAGTAAAAACTCGCTgaactgaggggtcaaagtgtgAATGAAGTTAGAGTGGTGCCCTTTGACCTCAGTGAAGGGGACAGCCTGTTCCAGAAACCAAGTAGAACAACACCAAACCAGATGGAAAGTTGCTTGCTGGTTAGTTTATACAAAGTGCAGCGTCCCAGTCTCATTGGCCCAACGTGGTCGCATCGGTCCGTCAACAAGCAGAGCAGAGTACCCCCAGAGGTAAACCGCAATGCTTAAAAGTTGGGCTAATGTTCCAACAACACAATGACCCACTGTTACACTGTCTCCACAACCCTCAGAGGCATCATAAATATGGATCTGCTGTGAAGACGGACACATATGTTCtacccacctcctcctcctcctcctcctcctctcccaccTGGAGACAAACAACTAAACAGTCCTTTTTCTCAGAAACACTGAAATTCAAGGATTTCCATCTATTTACATTCATTATCAGTCGCTGCAGGGCAACTGGCTGCCGGTTTTATATCTCACCACCGCCCACCTACAGTATGGGCTCGCGTACATATACTGCATGTGCGGGGTACTAATTAACATTGGCAACACTGActgacacagaaaaaaaaaaaagttctgccTTCATCCAAGAACTTAACTTGCTATTAAGATTTGAAGAGAGCTACTGGAAGTTAGCTTGCAAGCTAAAACATTGTCCAGTGTTATGCACCAGTGAAAACAATCCACTGCGTCTCAAGCAACTTTCAAGTCAAAGCTGCAAGTGTAGATGCAACCCAGTGCATACAGCAATTACCTACACAAAATCTATGAGCAAACAAGCTTTTTTACTGTAAGTCCCTAACTATTTAGTTCATTCTCATTTGAGAAAAATCTCTAAAAATAGGCTAATTCGTAAACTTTGACCCTTCCTTTAGCtgagggatcttcaacagggggtccgggacccctaggggatcctcagagtcaatgcaggggggccttcaaattattattgttgttgtccTAAAATGAAAccaacatattattagaaaATATAAATTCCCATTTATGATAGGCTTACCTATAGGTAGTCACTAGCCACCCACAGATACATATAAAATCATGCAAAGTATTACAATGATTaagctattttaatagcttagtattctatgcaaaaaaaaaaaaaaaaagatgtataagGGCTtcaggccgccctacacgtacTTGTAGTCCCAGTTCTTTATGCAACTTCatgttatacaatatatgtagtagggggtccctgctcagtctctctttcagaaaaaaacattgaagacccctgctttagcTGATGTGATACGTCACTTGACAACGCTTGTTTTCTTCTTATCAACAATAAGCTTGAGCTGACGTACATGGCGACTGTGATGTAGGATTGTAAACTCTGTAAAAGTTTTGTGAGAAAAGAAAACCACCAGGCTAATGGTTGGACAAATCCAGCACAATGCCACCACCTTCTGGTTACTATGTGCACAGGCACTATGAAACCACTCCAGAGGGATGTTTCACAAAGCACGCTCAGGCAGTGACCTAGACATATTTTGGCAGGTTCTCATTATTACTATGGTAACTTCTGCATTGAGCCTGACTGATCATAAACAAGATTAAGGAGACTAATGTTGCATTCATGCAATGTTGGCAGAATAGGAAGAAGCTGACTTTATTTGTTCCAACAGGAGAGGTCagaaaatagtttaaaaaaaaaaaccacatctAACTCAGAGTAACTTTGTTATTTCTCTTAGTCTCATTAGTCATAGCCACCTGGGCTCATATCAGAAAAGAGCAGAGAACATCTGGCGTTAGCTGTCAAAACCCATAATTGTCATTTACGCTTCGCATCACATATGTGAATTTTGGCAGTTTGTACATTCATCCTTTTCTTTCAGGCTTCTTTTCAATTGATAAATCCTCTGTacagctagcctgacaagccagacccacatcaagatgttgggtctgggaactcaacattggcagggctcaatccgaagggcgggataaacggttgtctttcaaattccctctgcactcatagccaaccagagcaacgctagttgatagattaaacttttgccgtatcccttcggcaaaactccgaacacatcttccttttttaagaatgacttcagtgcttaactccaagtcttccagagtcgcagcCAAAGCCGATTCAAAAGACCGCtgtttgccagcagcagcagccatcttctttgttttcaagtagcagggaattcacgcggaaccgtcgcaactctgccgtccttatgttaagcccacccaccgactctatacacgacgtGATtagcctgaccagaatttggtttttccagctcgcaagccaacggagagttgctagactgacccaggctgcaaattacatttgctgccgctagggtgcgtctagatttcttgGCTACTGTACAGCAGCTGTCGATTCAACTGCTGAGCCAATCAACAATGCGGTTTAGCTAAAACGTCACCCCCCCTGGTGTTACAACACAATGCAACAGTgctcgttaacctgattaaaacatgtttaatgaGTTAACATGAACATCTACTCACCACTGTCCTGCTTTGAAGCTGAAGTCTGGATGGACAGCTAATCTCAAACGTTTTACCGTCTCTGACTCGTTTATGATGCCACATACTTGAGCTGGATACAGAGCctgtgttacacacacacacacacacacacacacacagtttaggATTGGGTTAATAATCTTAGGATAGGCTGGATGAATGGATACAGTCGagatttattaacaaaaaaatatcaACTTACAT
This genomic interval carries:
- the oxnad1 gene encoding oxidoreductase NAD-binding domain-containing protein 1 isoform X2, whose protein sequence is MSTPCFLSSAARSFSLPCPAAGLLRCRLLGPCSVTRRNMSSKSQMDHLERTANNYRQNALYPAQVCGIINESETVKRLRLAVHPDFSFKAGQWVDFFIPNVEKVGGFSMCSSPGLLQREGIVELAVKYAKHPPAHWIHTMCTVGSRVAMRVGGDFFFHPTPSDPTVHLLLVAGGVGINPLYSILLHSTDLLRLNRASGGRDYNISAHLCYSAKNTQELLFKSSIIEACREFPDKISCDLHVTQQSIDVDSHLQPFINHGRIADEDLRAHVDPQRTLCFLCGPPPMIEALSKNLMDFGLPKDRILFEKWW
- the oxnad1 gene encoding oxidoreductase NAD-binding domain-containing protein 1 isoform X1, producing the protein MSTPCFLSSAARSFSLPCPAAGLLRCRLLGPCSVTSFRRNMSSKSQMDHLERTANNYRQNALYPAQVCGIINESETVKRLRLAVHPDFSFKAGQWVDFFIPNVEKVGGFSMCSSPGLLQREGIVELAVKYAKHPPAHWIHTMCTVGSRVAMRVGGDFFFHPTPSDPTVHLLLVAGGVGINPLYSILLHSTDLLRLNRASGGRDYNISAHLCYSAKNTQELLFKSSIIEACREFPDKISCDLHVTQQSIDVDSHLQPFINHGRIADEDLRAHVDPQRTLCFLCGPPPMIEALSKNLMDFGLPKDRILFEKWW